The following are from one region of the Rhizobium sullae genome:
- the modC gene encoding molybdenum ABC transporter ATP-binding protein, whose protein sequence is MMLTVETRHRFGTFALDAAFTSEVGVTALFGRSGSGKTSMIRIIAGLVRPNEGRVMLDGMPLTDTAKGIFVPRHRRRFGYVFQDGRLFPHLSVRKNLSYGGWFAPKASRTGSFDHIVDLLGIETLLDRSPSNLSGGEKQRVAIGRALLSSPRLLLMDEPLAALDDARKAEILPYLERLRDETQIPIVYVSHSISEVARLANQVVVMREGKVEAAGSVADVLSRPSAAEDRREAGALLEGIVESLDEKHRLATLALKGSHLYVPGATVSPGKRVRVHIPSRDVMLATVRPEGLSALNIIDGIIRQISPAEDGTVEVQIDCGGDIILSRITALSAERLDLASNKPVFAVIKTVALQP, encoded by the coding sequence ATGATGCTCACTGTCGAAACCAGACACCGCTTCGGCACCTTCGCCCTCGACGCCGCTTTTACCTCCGAAGTCGGTGTGACGGCCCTCTTCGGCCGGTCCGGCTCGGGCAAGACCTCGATGATCCGCATCATTGCCGGCCTGGTCCGGCCGAATGAAGGCCGGGTTATGCTAGACGGCATGCCGCTGACCGACACGGCGAAAGGCATCTTCGTCCCCCGACATCGCCGCCGTTTCGGCTATGTCTTCCAGGACGGAAGACTGTTTCCGCACTTGAGCGTTCGCAAGAATCTCTCTTATGGAGGCTGGTTCGCGCCGAAGGCTTCGCGGACCGGCAGCTTTGACCATATCGTGGATCTGCTTGGCATTGAAACCCTGCTCGACAGGAGCCCTTCCAACCTCTCAGGTGGAGAAAAGCAACGCGTGGCGATCGGCCGCGCGCTGCTTTCCTCTCCGCGTCTTTTGCTGATGGACGAACCGCTAGCAGCGCTTGATGACGCCCGCAAAGCCGAGATCCTGCCCTATCTCGAACGCCTGCGTGATGAGACACAGATCCCGATCGTATATGTCAGCCATTCGATCTCCGAAGTGGCACGCCTTGCCAATCAGGTCGTCGTGATGCGAGAAGGCAAAGTTGAGGCGGCAGGCAGCGTAGCCGATGTGCTGAGCCGTCCTTCGGCGGCCGAGGACCGGCGCGAAGCGGGTGCGCTTCTCGAAGGCATTGTCGAAAGCCTCGATGAAAAGCATCGCCTTGCGACGCTCGCATTAAAAGGATCGCACCTTTATGTCCCGGGCGCTACGGTATCGCCGGGCAAACGCGTTCGCGTCCACATTCCTTCCCGAGATGTCATGCTGGCGACCGTCAGGCCGGAAGGTTTAAGCGCGTTGAATATTATTGACGGTATCATACGGCAGATATCGCCTGCGGAAGACGGAACGGTCGAGGTGCAGATCGACTGCGGCGGCGATATCATCCTGTCGCGCATCACGGCACTCTCCGCTGAGAGGCTCGACCTTGCATCCAACAAGCCTGTTTTTGCTGTTATCAAGACAGTTGCGCTGCAGCCTTGA